In one window of Ovis aries strain OAR_USU_Benz2616 breed Rambouillet chromosome 5, ARS-UI_Ramb_v3.0, whole genome shotgun sequence DNA:
- the PRRC1 gene encoding protein PRRC1 — protein MMEESGIETTPPGTPPPNPGGLASAALSSSPAPLAAASTFSSPSGSSVQSLPPQVFSTPQPSLPPVQPAAPLPFVPSSPVPSVPPLVTSLPPPVSPPTGAAFSHPPLSHFPPSTSAPNTLLSAPPSGPPTSGFSVGSAYDITRGHAGRAPQTPLMPSFSAPPVTGILPTPITQQAGLTSVAQGTGTTSAITFPEEQEDPRIGRSQDEASAGGLWGFIKGVAGNPMVKSVLDKTKHSVESMITTLDPGMAPYIKSGGELDIVVTSNKEVKVAAVRDAFQEVFGLAVVIGEAGQSNIAPQPVGYAAGLKGAQERIDSLRRTGVIHEKQTAVSVENFIAELLPDKWFDIGCLIVEDPVHGIHLEAFTQATPVPLEFVQQAQSLTPQDYNLRWSGLLVTVGEVLEKSLLNVSRTDWHMAFTGMSRRQMIYSAAKAIAGMYKQRLPPRTV, from the exons atgatGGAAGAAAGTGGAATAGAGACAACGCCACCTGGGACCCCTCCACCGAATCCCGGGGGCCTTGCTTCTGCTGCACTGTCCTCCTCCCCGGCTCCTTTAG CTGCAGCCAGCACCTTCTCTTCTCCAAGCGGGTCCTCTGTGCAGAGCCTGCCGCCACAGGTGTTCTCCACCCCCCAGCCGTCCCTGCCTCCTGTGCAGCCTGCGGCACCCTTGCCCTTTGTGCCATCTTCACCAGTTCCTTCGGTTCCTCCGCTCGTCACCTCTCTGCCACCTCCTGTTTCTCCACCGACTGGTGCTGCCTTCAGTCATCCTCCTCTATCCCACTTCCCGCCTTCCACCTCTGCCCCAAACACTCTCTTATCTGCACCCCCTTCGGGTCCTCCCACTTCGGGATTCTCTGTTGGCTCAGCTTACGACATTACAAGGGGACATGCAGGAAGAGCTCCGCAGACACCCCTGATGCCGTCGTTTTCTGCACCTCCAGTGACAG GTATTTTGCCAACTCCTATTACTCAGCAAGCTGGTTTGACATCTGTGGCACAGGGAACTGGAACCACATCAGCCATCACTTTCCCAGAGGAGCAGGAAGACCCTAGAATTGGTAGAAGTCAGGATGAAGCTTCAGCTGGTGGACTCTGGGGTTTTATTAAG GGTGTGGCTGGGAACCCTATGGTGAAATCCGTGCTTGATAAAACAAAACATTCAGTAGAAAGCATGATTACAACGCTGGACCCTGGCATGGCTCCGTATATCA AATCTGGAGGTGAACTGGATATTGTAGTGACCTCGAATAAAGAAGTAAAAGTTGCTGCCGTCCGAGACGCCTTCCAAGAGGTCTTTGGCCTAGCTGTGGTTATAGGGGAAGCTGGACAGTCCAACATTGCCCCACAACCAGTGGGCTATGCAGCAGGATTAAAA GGTGCCCAGGAACGGATAGATAGCTTGCGTCGGACTGGAGTGATTCATGAAAAACAGACTGCTGTGTCAGTGGAAAACTTCATTGCAGAATTGCTTCCTGacaa GTGGTTTGACATTGGCTGCCTGATCGTTGAAGACCCTGTGCATGGCATTCATCTGGAAGCATTTACACAAGCCACACCAGTACCCTTGGAGTTCGTGCAACAG gctCAAAGTCTGACTCCCCAGGACTACAATCTGAGGTGGTCTGGCCTCTTGGTGACAGTGGGTGAAGTCCTGGAGAAGAGTTTACTCAATGTCAGCCGGACTGATTGGCATATGGCTTTCACTGGCATGTCTCGTCGGCAGATGATCTACAGCGCGGCCAAAGCGATAGCGGGCATGTATAAACAGCGCCTGCCCCCCAGGACCGTGTGA